The following are encoded in a window of Primulina eburnea isolate SZY01 chromosome 4, ASM2296580v1, whole genome shotgun sequence genomic DNA:
- the LOC140829795 gene encoding uncharacterized protein, with translation MNKLEPSLEELVNMLVTFESTIKKEKPVLYVGSSSGTKTGPPGKGKKRSFQRTKKSEPLKRQTSSPVVAAAPVKAEKTVDICHHCKKPGHWRRNCREYLAQKGSAKGDGKK, from the exons atgaacaagcttgagcccagccttgaagagttggtgaacatgcttgtgacctttgagtccacgatcaagaaggagaagccggttctttatgtgggctcttcatctggcacgaagaccggtccacctgggaagggaaagaagcgttctttccagcgtaccaagaagagcgagcccttgaagaggcagacttcgagtcccgttgtggcagccgcgccagtgaaggctgaaaagactgttgacatctgtcaccactgcaagaagcctggacattggaggcgtaactgcagggaatatcttgcgcagaagggttctgctaaag gtgatgggaagaagtag